TTCGTATTGTCGAAGATATGTTAACTGTTTCTAGATTAGAAAATCACAAAACTGTTTTAAACGTAACCGACGTATCAATACTTGATTTGGTAAAAAATGTATCAGAATCACTTGGTGTCATTTATTCCCAAAAAAAACAAAACTTAGTATTGGATATCCCTTTTGATTTAAAGGTAAGAGCCGATCGATTGTTATTGGAAGATTTACTTGTTAACTTAATTTCAAACGCCTCAGCCTATAGTCCTGAAGGTGCTAGTGTGATTGTAAAAGCCAGTGCAACTGATGAAAACAACCTTATCCAAGTCATCGATCAGGGAATTGGTATTTCATCGGAAGATGCAGAACGTATCTTTGAACGATTTTTCCGAGTGGATACCAATCGCTCTAGAAAAGAGGGAGGAACGGGACTTGGCCTTTCTATAGTGAAACACATTGCTCGGCTCCATTCTGGCGAAGTTTCTGTATCTCCCAACCCAAAAGGTGGATCCATTTTCTCCTTCCTTTTTCCCAAAAAATAGATTCTCGTAAGAGAAGTCCCTGGATAAAATATTGGTATCCGGTAGGTATTTATGAAGTATCCTTTGGGATTTTTATCCTTTGGCAAAAACATTGGTATCAAAGATACAAGTTTAGATTTTGCAGTGATTTATTCTGATGTTCGTTGCCATGCGGCAGCCGTCTTCACTCGGAATAATTTTCCAGGAGCTCCTATTTATGTCGGCCGTGACCATATCAAAGATGGTTACCTGCAAGCCATTGTCATCAATTCCAAAAATTCCAATGTGGCGACTGGAGAAAAAGGAATCCAAGATTCCTACCAAATATGTGATACCTTAGCTAACTCGTTAGGAATAGCCAAAGAAGATATCTTACCATCATCTACTGGTGTGATTGGTGTTCCTCTTCCCATTGAAAAAATCCTTACAGCATGTACAAGTGCCAAAGAAAATTTAAAACCAGATAACTTGGAAGAAGTTGCAGAAGCCATTATGACAACTGATACCAAGAAAAAAATATCTTACCGCACACATTCGCATAACGGCAATGAGGGCGTAATGTACGGAATTGCAAAAGGTGCAGGAATGATCGAACCAAACATGGCAACGATGTTATCTTATATCCTTTGTGATTTTTTACCTGAATCCAAAGACTTAAATGGAATTTTAAAACGTGTTGTTGACCAAACTTACAATTGTATCACAATCGATTCTGATACTTCTACAAGTGATACAGTTGTTTTAATGTGTTCAGGAAAACTTGGATTTATTCCTGATCGAGATTTTGAATCAATGTTAAAAGAAATTGCTACTGAACTTTCCAAAAAAATTGCGAAAGATGGTGAAGGTGCAAGTAAGTTAATTGAACTCAATGTTAAAAATGGTAGAGACGACCTCCAAGTGACTAAAATAGGAAAATCAATATTAAACTCACCGCTTGTCAAAACTGCAATCTATGGTGGGGATCCAAATTGGGGACGATTCATAATGGCAATCGGTAAAGTTTTTGACGAACCAATTCCTTATGATAACCTCGAAATCCAATTAGGAAAAATTTCCGTTAAAGGTGCAAGTAACGAAACCAAAGCAAAGTTAGCTGAATATTTGAAATCAAACGAAGAAATTATGATTACCGTTGAACTCAACACAGGAAACTTTCAAAAAACATTTTGGAGTTGTGATTTTACAGAAGGATACATACAAGAAAACGCATATTACACCACATGATATCCAATAAGATTAAAAATACGTTTAAATACTTTTTACCCTCAAGTTACCAATTGAAACTTTCGGTTACAAATTTATTCACTCGAACTGTATTTATTCTTTTTGTATATATATCATATTTTATCATTCTCGTACAAATTCCAGAATCGATGTCCTATCGTTTGGAATTAGCTCTGCTTTTAACATGTGCTTTTTCTCTTATTTTATACTTACCATTAATTGAAAGACTAACTAGACTTTTACGAACAAAGTTTTTGTCTGAATATTTAACAGAAGACGCAGAATCATATCGCCAAGCCATCAAAAGATTTAATTTTGATGCCTTAGTTAAAAATGTGTTTCCCGATATGGTGAAAATTACCGGTAGTCAATCTGGAACAATGGCTGTTCTCACACAAAATGGAACCTTTGCCTTTCACTCTTACTTTCGAGGTAGACAAAAAAAACTTAGCCCAACGAAAGACATAGTTGTAAAACTTAGTTTTCAATCGTTTTTGTTGGCAAACCGCAATGGAGCATCTATTGCCAATACATTTTCTAACGAAGATATCAATAATGACTTTATGGAACTCCACGCAAATTATATTTATCCATTTATTTTTCGGGAAAAATTATTTGGATTCATTGCAGTATCTAATATTCCAAACACAGACGCGAGTCATAGTTTATCTTTACTTGCTGGACAATCTGCTTTAACAATTCATAATCACATTCTATCTTACCATATTTCTGAAAATAAAAAGTACCAAAAAGAAGCAGAATATGCTGTTCGTGTCCAAAACTTATTAGAAACGGGAACCATACCCAAAATTATGGGTTGGGAAATAACACCTTTCAAACGTACAAATCGAAACTTAATTGAATTTTTCCAAGTAGAAGATGGAAGTTGGTTTTTTGTTATATTAAATACAGGTAAATCCTACCAACACATTGGAATCATCCTTTCCTATATATTAGGAGTAGTATATTCACAGTCGCGTTTAAAACTTTTAAAAGGTTTTTCTGATATCAAAACATTAATCCAGTCCACCTTCCAAAAGTTAGATTGGAAAGAAAATTATGAGATGATCATAGGTAAAATTGGTTACTCCGAATTGTATATCATTCAAGAAGGTAAGCAGTTTAAAATTTTAAGAAATTCAGAAGAAGTTGTGGCTAGCATGGGTTGGAAAAACATGATCAGCATGGACAAAGGACCAATTGTCATCCAACAACGTGGAGAACCTGTTTTAAAATTCAATTTCGAAGAGCCTGAGATCCAATGAGAGAACTGGCGATTACAATACTCTCTTCTCTATTATTTTTTTTGATTTTATTTTTTTCCTTTATTGGAGTACAAAATAGTTCTAAAAGACTTCCCTTTTATTATTACCCATCTGGTTTAATTGTCAATGTTGGTGAAGAAAACAGGTCTCATTGGGCAAATTCAATTGTTACTTCTGAATTGGAAAAATTTGAGTCCATCAATGACATGTCAACAATCGACACTTATCCTTTAA
The sequence above is a segment of the Leptospira sp. WS39.C2 genome. Coding sequences within it:
- the argJ gene encoding bifunctional glutamate N-acetyltransferase/amino-acid acetyltransferase ArgJ, which produces MKYPLGFLSFGKNIGIKDTSLDFAVIYSDVRCHAAAVFTRNNFPGAPIYVGRDHIKDGYLQAIVINSKNSNVATGEKGIQDSYQICDTLANSLGIAKEDILPSSTGVIGVPLPIEKILTACTSAKENLKPDNLEEVAEAIMTTDTKKKISYRTHSHNGNEGVMYGIAKGAGMIEPNMATMLSYILCDFLPESKDLNGILKRVVDQTYNCITIDSDTSTSDTVVLMCSGKLGFIPDRDFESMLKEIATELSKKIAKDGEGASKLIELNVKNGRDDLQVTKIGKSILNSPLVKTAIYGGDPNWGRFIMAIGKVFDEPIPYDNLEIQLGKISVKGASNETKAKLAEYLKSNEEIMITVELNTGNFQKTFWSCDFTEGYIQENAYYTT